One part of the Vogesella sp. LIG4 genome encodes these proteins:
- a CDS encoding nuclear transport factor 2 family protein — protein MSDPLACHLDWFASLSPQALTRIDRVYAAGARFQDPFHELHGREAIRQVYARMFRHLARPRFVIGAVLRQGDAAFVSWDFHFAWHGRQQQIHGGTLLRLDSAGLICEHRDYWDAAAGVYEQLPVLGWLLRRLKRHMA, from the coding sequence ATGAGCGATCCACTTGCCTGCCACCTGGACTGGTTTGCCAGCCTCTCGCCCCAGGCGCTGACACGGATTGACCGTGTCTATGCCGCCGGTGCGCGCTTTCAGGACCCGTTCCATGAACTGCATGGCCGCGAGGCGATACGGCAAGTTTATGCACGCATGTTTCGTCATCTTGCCCGGCCGCGTTTTGTCATTGGCGCGGTGCTGCGGCAGGGCGATGCGGCATTTGTCAGCTGGGATTTCCACTTTGCATGGCATGGCCGCCAACAGCAGATACACGGCGGCACGCTGTTGCGGCTGGATAGCGCCGGCCTGATCTGCGAACACCGCGATTACTGGGATGCCGCTGCCGGCGTATACGAACAACTGCCGGTGCTGGGCTGGCTGCTGCGTCGCCTGAAGCGACACATGGCATAA
- a CDS encoding SDR family oxidoreductase, whose product MSFNPRLRNWQGRHVWLIGAGHGIGAALAHQLRAAGALLALSGRNEAALRAVAADDAHCLVLPLDVTREQDWLQARGQLLQRWPHIDLVVMLAGDYAAVRAWQLTPELARHMVEVNLLGVMYGTAAVVPALLHQQHGSIALVASAAGWVGMPNGLVYGATKAAVNHFAQTLYLDLRPRGIGVHVVNPGFVATRLTARNDFAMPALISAEQAASAILAGLARGDFDIHFPRRFSLLLKLAAHLPYRLYFWLAHRVTGL is encoded by the coding sequence GTGAGCTTCAACCCCAGGCTGCGCAACTGGCAGGGCCGGCATGTCTGGCTGATAGGCGCCGGTCACGGTATCGGTGCGGCACTGGCGCACCAGCTGCGCGCCGCCGGTGCGCTGCTGGCACTGTCGGGGCGCAACGAGGCTGCGCTGCGCGCGGTGGCCGCCGATGATGCGCACTGCCTGGTGCTGCCGCTGGATGTCACCCGTGAGCAGGATTGGCTGCAGGCACGCGGCCAACTATTGCAACGTTGGCCGCATATCGACCTGGTGGTGATGCTGGCCGGCGACTATGCCGCGGTGCGCGCCTGGCAGCTGACGCCGGAACTGGCGCGACACATGGTGGAGGTCAATCTGCTGGGCGTGATGTATGGCACCGCTGCCGTGGTGCCGGCGCTGCTGCATCAGCAGCACGGCAGCATCGCGCTGGTGGCCAGTGCTGCCGGCTGGGTGGGCATGCCAAACGGGCTGGTGTACGGCGCTACCAAGGCCGCGGTGAATCACTTTGCGCAAACCCTGTACCTGGATTTGCGGCCGCGCGGCATCGGTGTGCATGTGGTCAACCCGGGCTTCGTGGCGACACGGCTCACCGCGCGAAACGACTTTGCCATGCCGGCGCTGATCAGTGCTGAGCAGGCGGCCAGCGCGATACTGGCCGGCCTGGCGCGCGGGGATTTCGATATCCACTTTCCCCGCCGCTTCAGCCTGCTGCTGAAACTGGCTGCGCATTTGCCTTATCGGCTGTATTTCTGGCTGGCACACCGGGTTACCGGGCTATGA
- a CDS encoding DUF3833 domain-containing protein, with protein MRRLARTALVLLTGLLAACSTTAIDDYRGSQPVFDLRQFFDGPLTAQGMFQDRGGKVVRRFTVAMRGSWQGDNGVLDEQFRYDNGETQRRVWRLRKLPDGQYSGTASDVVGQAAGRTAGFALFWDYTLRLPLDGKAYEVHFDDWMYQLDAHSVLNRSVLSKLGLRLGEVTLYIRKEAAP; from the coding sequence GTGAGGCGGCTCGCCCGCACAGCCCTGGTGCTGCTGACGGGGCTGCTGGCTGCTTGTTCCACCACCGCTATCGACGACTACCGCGGCTCGCAGCCGGTTTTCGATCTGCGGCAGTTCTTCGATGGCCCGCTCACCGCGCAGGGTATGTTCCAGGATCGCGGCGGCAAGGTGGTACGGCGCTTTACCGTTGCCATGCGCGGCAGTTGGCAGGGCGATAACGGCGTGCTGGATGAACAGTTCCGTTACGACAATGGCGAAACCCAACGCCGGGTCTGGCGGCTGCGAAAACTGCCGGACGGGCAATACAGCGGCACCGCCAGCGACGTGGTGGGGCAGGCGGCAGGCCGTACCGCGGGGTTTGCCTTGTTCTGGGACTACACCCTGCGCCTGCCGCTGGATGGCAAGGCGTACGAGGTACATTTTGATGACTGGATGTACCAGCTGGATGCGCATAGCGTGCTGAACCGCTCGGTACTGAGCAAGCTTGGCTTACGGCTCGGCGAGGTCACGCTGTATATCCGCAAGGAGGCCGCGCCGTGA
- a CDS encoding DUF1365 domain-containing protein produces MQPRLYRGEVWHGRCQPVCHQFRYRHAWVAISLPQQDQPRLRLAPGVSWQRRCHGPRDGSALWPWLCQCLNAHGLHEFARVELHTLPAVLGYVFNPVSFYLVLDATEQLRAVWVEVSNTFGGHHDYCLHHPNLAPMQPGDSFVAPKALQVSPFFQVEGEYRFRFCREAGSGRFSVAIDYSRDGRQRDFSARQQGWPQASTAANLWRLVLSCALLTFAVWLRIHWQAWRLWCKGVPFFGNKGRIASLPPATTVNPRAAGKPQQPPSP; encoded by the coding sequence ATGCAGCCGCGACTTTACCGGGGTGAGGTCTGGCACGGGCGATGCCAGCCAGTCTGCCACCAGTTCCGCTACCGCCATGCCTGGGTGGCGATCAGCCTGCCGCAGCAGGATCAGCCGCGTTTGCGGCTGGCGCCGGGGGTGAGCTGGCAGCGCCGCTGCCACGGCCCGCGCGATGGCAGTGCCTTGTGGCCATGGCTATGCCAGTGCCTGAATGCGCACGGGCTGCATGAGTTTGCGCGTGTCGAGCTGCATACCCTGCCGGCAGTGCTTGGCTATGTCTTCAACCCGGTCAGCTTCTACCTGGTGCTGGATGCCACCGAACAGCTGCGCGCGGTGTGGGTGGAGGTGAGCAACACCTTCGGCGGCCACCACGATTATTGCCTGCACCACCCGAACCTGGCGCCGATGCAGCCTGGCGATAGCTTTGTCGCTCCCAAGGCGTTGCAGGTGTCGCCGTTTTTCCAGGTCGAAGGCGAGTACCGCTTCCGCTTTTGCCGCGAGGCGGGCTCGGGCCGTTTCAGCGTTGCCATCGACTACAGCCGTGACGGCCGGCAGCGCGACTTCAGCGCGCGCCAGCAAGGTTGGCCGCAAGCCTCTACCGCGGCCAATCTCTGGCGCCTGGTGCTGTCCTGCGCCTTGCTGACCTTTGCCGTGTGGCTGCGCATTCATTGGCAGGCCTGGCGCTTGTGGTGCAAGGGGGTGCCATTCTTTGGCAACAAGGGGCGTATCGCCAGCCTGCCGCCCGCCACAACAGTAAACCCGCGCGCTGCCGGCAAGCCGCAGCAACCGCCATCCCCGTGA
- a CDS encoding NAD(P)/FAD-dependent oxidoreductase: MRIAVVGAGIAGLSAAWLLSRSGHQVVVYEANDYAGGHSNTVDVSLQGVTAPVDAGFLVHNDRTYPNLTRLFRLLGVAVHETEMTFSVALEQPQIEWAGTSLGSLFVQRRNLLRGRFWHMLGDILRLHWLAPRLQLEAHSSGETLGEILDRYRFGQSLRDWYLLPMGAAIWSCSTHGMARFPAATFFDFCLNHGLMQVFDRPQWKTVLGGSRQYVRRMLSSCGQLRLRTPVTRVRRGEAGVHVSSPQGEEHYHQLVLACHSDQALALLSDADADEQGVLRRLPYQRNRALLHTDTSFLPRRPSAWAAWNYRVGSPGVSDKPIMVSYLLNKLQPLPFSQPVIVTLNPYREPPQVLAEFDYAHPVFDTAAIAAQRELALLQGRRHTWFAGAWTGYGFHEDGLKAGMAVARGLHAHVPWQLDLPLQQHEVLPPFAAPEVA; the protein is encoded by the coding sequence ATGAGAATTGCTGTGGTGGGAGCGGGTATCGCCGGCCTGTCCGCCGCCTGGTTGCTAAGCCGCAGCGGGCACCAGGTCGTGGTGTACGAAGCAAATGACTATGCCGGCGGGCATAGCAATACCGTGGATGTCAGCTTGCAGGGCGTGACTGCGCCGGTAGATGCCGGCTTCCTTGTACATAACGACCGCACCTATCCCAATCTGACCCGCCTGTTCCGGCTGCTGGGCGTGGCGGTGCACGAAACGGAAATGACTTTCTCGGTGGCGCTGGAGCAACCGCAGATCGAATGGGCGGGTACCAGCCTGGGCAGCCTGTTTGTACAGCGCCGCAATCTGCTGCGCGGGCGCTTCTGGCACATGCTGGGCGACATTCTGCGGCTGCACTGGCTTGCCCCGCGGCTGCAGCTGGAGGCGCACAGCAGTGGTGAGACGCTGGGCGAAATACTGGACCGCTACCGGTTTGGCCAGTCGCTGCGCGACTGGTATCTGCTGCCGATGGGCGCCGCCATCTGGTCCTGTTCCACCCATGGCATGGCCCGTTTTCCGGCAGCCACATTTTTTGATTTCTGCCTCAATCACGGCCTGATGCAGGTTTTCGACCGGCCGCAGTGGAAGACGGTGCTGGGGGGCTCGCGGCAGTATGTGCGCCGCATGTTGAGCAGCTGCGGCCAACTACGGCTCCGGACCCCGGTAACACGGGTGCGCCGCGGCGAAGCGGGGGTGCATGTCAGCAGCCCGCAGGGGGAGGAACACTACCATCAGCTGGTGTTGGCCTGTCATAGCGATCAGGCGCTGGCGCTGCTGAGCGATGCCGACGCTGACGAGCAGGGGGTGCTGCGGCGCCTGCCATACCAGCGTAACCGTGCGCTGCTGCATACCGACACCAGCTTTCTGCCGCGGCGCCCCAGTGCCTGGGCGGCATGGAACTACCGTGTCGGCAGCCCCGGCGTGAGCGACAAACCGATCATGGTGAGCTACCTGCTGAACAAGCTGCAGCCCTTGCCGTTCAGCCAGCCGGTGATCGTGACGCTGAATCCCTATCGTGAGCCACCGCAGGTGCTGGCCGAGTTCGATTATGCGCACCCGGTGTTCGATACCGCCGCTATCGCCGCGCAGCGTGAGCTGGCGCTGCTCCAGGGGCGCCGCCACACCTGGTTTGCCGGTGCATGGACCGGCTATGGTTTTCATGAAGATGGCCTGAAGGCCGGCATGGCTGTGGCGCGCGGGCTGCACGCGCATGTCCCGTGGCAACTGGATCTGCCGTTGCAGCAGCATGAAGTGCTGCCACCATTTGCGGCGCCGGAGGTGGCGTGA
- a CDS encoding organic hydroperoxide resistance protein, giving the protein MTAKLEKVLYTARTHTTGGRDGRAVSDDGLLDVQLNPPKSLGGNGTASNPEQLFAAGYSACFLSAIKFVAGQQKIATPADASIDAAVDIGPIPQGFGLRVELTIKLPGMARDVAENLVHAAHQVCPYSNATRGNIDVVLTIA; this is encoded by the coding sequence ATGACTGCAAAACTCGAAAAAGTGCTCTATACCGCCAGGACCCATACCACCGGTGGTCGTGATGGCCGCGCCGTCTCAGACGATGGCCTGCTGGACGTGCAGCTGAACCCACCCAAATCGCTGGGCGGAAACGGCACGGCATCGAATCCGGAGCAATTGTTTGCGGCCGGTTACTCGGCCTGCTTTCTGAGCGCCATCAAGTTCGTTGCCGGCCAGCAGAAAATTGCCACACCGGCCGATGCCAGTATTGATGCCGCTGTCGATATCGGCCCCATTCCCCAGGGCTTCGGCTTGCGGGTCGAACTGACCATCAAGCTGCCGGGCATGGCGCGCGATGTGGCGGAAAACCTGGTGCATGCAGCACACCAGGTCTGCCCCTACTCCAACGCGACACGCGGCAACATCGATGTGGTGCTGACGATAGCCTAA
- the katG gene encoding catalase/peroxidase HPI: MSNENTCPFSGGQGTRMAHGSQSNRDWWPKVLNLNVLHQHAPASNPMDKGFDYAAEFRKLDLGAVKKDLYALMTTSQDWWPADWGHYGGLFIRMAWHSAGTYRTADGRGGAGTGNQRFAPINSWPDNGNLDKARRLLWPIKQKYGSSISWADLMILAGNCALESMGFKTFGFAGGRVDIWQPEEDIYWGGEREWLATSDKPNSRYSGDRELESPLAAVQMGLIYVNPEGPDGNPDPVASGRDIRETFARMAMDDEETVALTAGGHTFGKAHGAGDPALVGPEPEGAPIEEQGLGWINQFDFGKGEHTTTSGIEGAWKPNPTKWDNGYFDMLFGYEWELTKSPAGAKQWVAKDCKPEHLIPDAHDPGKKHPPMMTTADLAMRFDPIYGPISRRFHQDPAAFADAFARAWFKLTHRDMGPKVLYLGPEVPAEDLLWQDPVPAVDHPLIDARDVSELKARLLASDLSVAELVSTAWASASTFRGSDKRGGANGARIRLAPQKDWDANQPAQLSRVLSVLGNIQSTFNAAQAGGKKVSLADLIVLGGAAAVEAAAKAAGFTVQVPFAPGRTDASQAQTDIASIAVLEPEADGFRNYQKQAYKVSAEEMLVDKAQLLTLSAPEMTVLLGGLRVLGANVVGSADGVFTKRPGVLSNDFFVNLLDMGTVWKPAAGASGRFEGRDRATGGAKWTATRVDLIFGSNSQLRALSEVYAQDDAQEKFVRDFVAAWSKVMELDRFDLK; this comes from the coding sequence ATGAGCAACGAGAACACATGCCCCTTCTCCGGAGGGCAAGGCACACGCATGGCGCATGGCTCCCAATCGAACCGTGACTGGTGGCCGAAGGTACTGAACCTGAACGTGCTTCACCAGCATGCGCCGGCATCCAACCCGATGGACAAGGGTTTCGACTACGCGGCGGAATTCAGGAAACTCGACCTGGGCGCGGTCAAAAAAGACCTGTACGCGCTGATGACCACCTCGCAGGACTGGTGGCCCGCCGACTGGGGCCATTATGGTGGCCTGTTCATCCGCATGGCCTGGCACAGCGCCGGGACCTACCGCACCGCCGATGGCCGGGGTGGCGCCGGCACCGGCAACCAGCGCTTCGCGCCGATCAATAGCTGGCCAGACAATGGCAACCTCGACAAGGCACGCCGGCTGCTCTGGCCGATCAAGCAGAAGTACGGCAGCAGTATCTCCTGGGCCGACCTGATGATTCTCGCCGGAAACTGCGCGCTCGAATCCATGGGTTTCAAGACCTTTGGCTTTGCCGGTGGCCGCGTTGATATCTGGCAACCGGAAGAAGACATCTACTGGGGTGGCGAGCGCGAGTGGCTGGCCACCAGCGACAAGCCGAACAGCCGCTACTCCGGCGATCGCGAGCTGGAAAGCCCGTTGGCCGCCGTACAGATGGGCCTCATCTATGTCAACCCGGAAGGGCCAGACGGCAACCCGGACCCGGTCGCATCCGGTCGCGACATTCGCGAAACCTTTGCCCGCATGGCCATGGACGACGAAGAAACCGTGGCATTGACGGCAGGCGGGCATACCTTCGGCAAAGCACACGGCGCGGGCGACCCTGCCCTGGTTGGCCCTGAACCCGAGGGAGCGCCAATCGAGGAGCAAGGGCTGGGCTGGATCAACCAGTTCGATTTCGGCAAGGGCGAGCACACCACCACCAGCGGTATCGAAGGCGCCTGGAAGCCTAACCCGACGAAATGGGACAACGGCTACTTCGACATGCTGTTCGGTTACGAATGGGAGCTGACCAAGAGCCCGGCCGGTGCCAAACAGTGGGTGGCCAAAGACTGCAAGCCGGAACACCTGATTCCCGATGCACACGACCCGGGCAAGAAGCACCCGCCAATGATGACGACGGCCGATCTGGCGATGCGTTTCGACCCAATCTATGGCCCCATCTCGCGCCGCTTCCATCAGGACCCGGCAGCCTTTGCCGATGCCTTCGCCCGTGCCTGGTTCAAACTGACACACCGCGACATGGGCCCCAAAGTGCTCTACCTTGGGCCGGAAGTGCCCGCCGAAGACCTGCTGTGGCAGGACCCGGTACCGGCGGTCGACCACCCGCTCATCGATGCCCGGGACGTATCCGAACTCAAGGCCAGGCTGCTTGCCTCCGACCTGTCGGTCGCCGAGCTGGTATCGACCGCCTGGGCGTCGGCCTCCACGTTCCGCGGTTCCGACAAGCGGGGCGGCGCCAACGGCGCCCGCATCCGCCTTGCCCCGCAGAAGGACTGGGACGCCAACCAGCCGGCCCAGCTTTCCAGAGTGCTGAGTGTGCTCGGGAACATCCAGAGCACCTTCAATGCCGCGCAAGCGGGCGGCAAAAAGGTATCGCTGGCGGACCTGATCGTACTCGGCGGCGCGGCAGCCGTTGAAGCCGCCGCCAAAGCGGCAGGGTTCACGGTGCAGGTGCCCTTTGCACCGGGCCGGACCGACGCCTCGCAGGCGCAGACAGACATTGCGTCCATCGCGGTACTCGAACCGGAAGCAGATGGTTTCCGCAACTACCAGAAGCAGGCCTACAAGGTTTCTGCTGAAGAAATGCTGGTAGACAAGGCGCAGCTGCTCACCCTTAGCGCGCCGGAAATGACAGTGCTGCTTGGTGGCCTGCGCGTGCTGGGCGCCAACGTTGTCGGCTCGGCGGACGGCGTGTTCACCAAACGCCCGGGCGTGCTGAGCAATGACTTCTTTGTCAATCTGCTCGACATGGGAACGGTCTGGAAACCGGCAGCCGGCGCAAGCGGGCGCTTTGAAGGCCGTGACCGGGCAACTGGGGGTGCGAAGTGGACGGCAACGCGCGTCGATCTGATATTCGGCTCGAATTCACAGCTGCGCGCCTTGTCGGAAGTCTATGCCCAGGACGATGCACAGGAGAAGTTTGTGCGTGACTTTGTTGCCGCCTGGAGCAAGGTGATGGAGCTTGATCGTTTCGATCTGAAATGA
- a CDS encoding cytochrome D1 domain-containing protein, translating into MRRVVSAAVLAALSLLSSVAMAAPTGTVFTANERGNSISQVDLATGRVTTLPLDIAPHNVQVTPDGKRLLAVGMSEHAGHHGGQAGGDLLVFDLPLGPKPAFRLPVAGHPGHVITDAGSNIAYVTDASNNAVQVYDLAARRQVGSIGTGKYPHGLRLSPDGRSIYVANVKDDSVSVLDTASQRELGRIAVGNAPVQVGFAPDGKQAYVSLSAENSLGLIDTATRKLSGKVRVGRTPIQMFATPDGRQVFVADQGSSKQPDNRVSVVDPQAGKTIAEVQTGPGAHGVAISSDGRYVFVSNIESGTMSVIDSQQHVVVSSYKVGDGPNGISYRE; encoded by the coding sequence ATGCGCAGAGTTGTTTCTGCTGCCGTACTGGCGGCATTGTCCCTGCTGTCCAGCGTTGCCATGGCGGCACCAACTGGAACGGTATTTACCGCCAACGAGCGCGGCAATTCGATCAGCCAGGTGGATCTGGCCACTGGCCGGGTTACCACCTTGCCGCTGGACATCGCGCCCCACAACGTGCAGGTCACCCCGGACGGCAAGCGCCTGCTGGCTGTCGGCATGAGCGAACATGCCGGCCACCATGGCGGCCAGGCCGGCGGCGATTTGCTGGTGTTCGACTTGCCACTGGGGCCGAAGCCTGCATTCCGCCTGCCGGTAGCCGGGCACCCGGGCCATGTGATTACCGACGCCGGCAGCAACATCGCCTATGTGACCGACGCCAGCAATAACGCGGTACAGGTTTACGACCTGGCTGCCAGGCGGCAGGTCGGGTCGATCGGCACCGGCAAGTACCCGCACGGGCTGCGGTTGAGCCCGGACGGGAGGAGCATCTATGTGGCCAATGTGAAGGACGACAGCGTGTCGGTGCTGGATACGGCCAGCCAGCGCGAGCTTGGCCGTATCGCCGTGGGCAATGCCCCGGTGCAGGTGGGGTTCGCACCGGATGGCAAGCAGGCCTATGTGTCCTTGAGTGCCGAAAACAGCCTTGGCCTCATCGATACCGCCACGCGCAAGCTTAGCGGCAAGGTCAGGGTTGGCCGCACGCCAATCCAGATGTTTGCCACCCCGGATGGCCGGCAGGTATTCGTGGCCGACCAGGGCAGCAGCAAGCAGCCGGACAACCGGGTGTCGGTGGTCGATCCGCAGGCGGGTAAAACCATTGCCGAAGTGCAGACCGGCCCCGGCGCGCATGGTGTGGCGATCAGCAGCGATGGCCGGTACGTGTTCGTCAGCAATATCGAATCCGGCACCATGTCGGTGATCGACAGCCAGCAGCATGTTGTCGTGAGCAGCTACAAGGTAGGCGATGGGCCGAACGGCATCAGCTACCGCGAGTAG
- a CDS encoding DUF411 domain-containing protein, protein MPVLRTLLLAGLLAAATTPALAAISATVYKSPTCGCCEAYIAYLQQNGFQVTAINRDDMPQLKQKLGVTPGLESCHTARIAGYSLEGHVPVAAIRKLLASKPRLVGLSVPGMPANSPGMGPEKPGSLAVYSMTRSPQPGSTLYGNF, encoded by the coding sequence ATGCCTGTGCTTCGTACCCTGCTGCTGGCCGGCCTGTTGGCTGCAGCCACTACCCCGGCGCTGGCCGCCATCTCCGCCACTGTTTACAAAAGCCCGACCTGCGGCTGCTGCGAGGCGTATATCGCCTACCTGCAGCAGAACGGCTTCCAGGTAACGGCAATCAACCGTGACGACATGCCGCAGCTGAAGCAGAAACTGGGGGTGACCCCGGGGCTGGAAAGCTGCCATACCGCCCGAATTGCCGGCTACAGCCTGGAAGGCCATGTGCCGGTGGCCGCCATCCGCAAACTGCTCGCCAGCAAGCCCCGTCTGGTAGGGCTGTCGGTACCGGGCATGCCGGCCAACAGCCCCGGCATGGGCCCGGAAAAGCCGGGCAGCCTGGCGGTTTACAGCATGACGCGCAGCCCGCAGCCCGGCAGCACGCTGTACGGCAACTTCTAA
- a CDS encoding DUF1615 domain-containing protein, with protein sequence MSSQLENKKSFLLGAGLAVMLAGCAVTPVQPATSGGATSAPVSPGVALPAPVLQDQQPLQVSPPEVSAPVTPVLPPTVPPQVVPPVTPAPAPARVAAPYSSERDGRVLLDRLLPHGIPDRAGWHSDIINAFTHLKLPYSPQNFCAVLAVAEQESSYDPDPVTPNLSAIVWGEIEKRRQKYLIPSLVVDAALAKTSPDGRSYKARINALRTKRQMNALFEDMVRELPFGQTIFEHKNPIRDGGPMQVSVAFAEMHVRGWPYPYSYKNLRDEVFTRRGSVYFGAAIMLQYPMQYSDMVYRFADYNAGRYSSRNAAFQAALGRVVHRKLATDGDLMLYENKMERIPSGAASETQKVLLSIADRLHMSSGEILRDLGQEKLAGFGQTQLYRQVFALADAAAGRQVPREAIPQIVLVSPKITHHLTTEWFARKVDGRYQNCLARGG encoded by the coding sequence ATGAGTAGCCAGTTGGAAAACAAGAAATCGTTCCTGTTGGGGGCCGGCCTGGCGGTGATGCTGGCCGGTTGTGCGGTAACGCCGGTGCAGCCGGCCACGTCAGGTGGCGCAACATCCGCACCTGTCTCGCCCGGCGTGGCGCTGCCTGCCCCGGTATTGCAGGATCAGCAGCCGCTGCAGGTTTCCCCGCCGGAGGTGTCGGCGCCGGTAACACCGGTGCTGCCGCCCACCGTGCCGCCGCAGGTGGTGCCGCCAGTGACGCCCGCGCCGGCACCCGCCCGCGTGGCGGCGCCGTACAGCAGCGAGCGCGATGGCCGGGTGCTACTCGACCGCCTGCTGCCGCACGGCATTCCGGATCGCGCCGGTTGGCACAGCGACATCATCAATGCCTTCACCCATCTGAAACTGCCGTACTCGCCGCAGAACTTCTGTGCCGTGCTGGCCGTGGCCGAGCAGGAATCCAGCTACGACCCGGACCCGGTAACGCCCAATCTGTCCGCCATCGTGTGGGGCGAGATCGAGAAGCGGCGGCAGAAGTACCTGATTCCGTCACTGGTGGTGGATGCGGCGCTGGCCAAGACCTCGCCGGACGGCCGCAGCTACAAGGCGCGAATCAATGCGCTGCGCACCAAGCGGCAGATGAATGCGCTGTTCGAGGACATGGTGCGCGAGCTGCCGTTCGGCCAGACCATCTTCGAGCACAAGAACCCGATTCGTGACGGCGGCCCGATGCAGGTCAGCGTGGCGTTTGCCGAGATGCACGTGCGCGGCTGGCCTTACCCGTACAGCTACAAGAACCTGCGCGACGAGGTGTTCACCCGCCGCGGCAGCGTGTACTTCGGTGCGGCCATCATGCTGCAGTACCCGATGCAGTACAGCGATATGGTGTATCGCTTTGCCGACTACAACGCCGGGCGCTACAGCAGCCGCAACGCGGCATTCCAGGCGGCGCTGGGCAGGGTGGTGCACCGCAAGCTGGCTACCGACGGCGACCTGATGCTGTACGAGAACAAGATGGAGCGCATTCCGTCCGGCGCGGCCAGCGAAACGCAAAAGGTATTGCTGTCCATTGCCGACCGGCTGCATATGAGCAGCGGCGAAATCCTGCGCGATCTGGGCCAGGAAAAGCTGGCCGGCTTCGGCCAGACCCAGCTGTACCGCCAGGTGTTTGCGCTGGCGGACGCCGCCGCCGGACGCCAGGTGCCGCGCGAGGCCATTCCACAGATCGTGCTGGTCAGCCCCAAGATCACCCACCACCTGACCACGGAATGGTTCGCGCGCAAGGTGGATGGCCGCTACCAGAACTGCCTCGCCCGCGGCGGCTGA
- a CDS encoding YjbE family putative metal transport protein (Members of this highly hydrophobic protein family,regularly are found preceded by the yybP-ykoY manganese riboswitch (see RF00080). A metal cation transport function is proposed.): protein MEFDSLTHSLGMAAQVFLFDLLLSGDNALVIAMACRSLPPALRRRAVLLGTGFAILLRVLLTTLASFLLAIPMLKLVGAALLLLIAIKLLLADDGGDGEQLRPAGDQLWSAVMVVVTADLILSLDNVVALAAMTQGSVLMLILGLLFSMPILMYGSLFVTRLLESYPLLLPAGSALLGWLAGQLAVSDPLLAGWVDSQAPALSFVVPLLCVVFVLCESRIIRQQAQQLVPPPALGLFAGLAQRFAAWGEAENDEPAVLAAAVAAPGSEPELISAGTVAAVASASVEPVPVALAAAATLAASPPPAALQLASEEDIAAPGEGDAADAPARKEERWIRVFAWLAVCVGVLGLGWIGVNLLTNGFMPKPAHGMQPQLSRQK, encoded by the coding sequence ATGGAATTTGATAGTTTGACGCATTCGCTGGGCATGGCGGCGCAGGTGTTCCTGTTCGACCTGCTGCTCAGCGGGGACAACGCGCTGGTGATCGCCATGGCCTGTCGCTCGCTGCCGCCGGCGCTGCGCCGCCGCGCGGTGCTGCTGGGCACCGGGTTTGCGATCCTGCTGCGTGTGCTGCTGACCACGCTGGCCAGCTTCCTGCTGGCCATTCCCATGCTGAAGCTGGTAGGCGCGGCGTTGCTGCTGCTGATCGCCATCAAGCTGCTGCTGGCCGACGATGGCGGCGACGGGGAACAGTTGCGCCCGGCCGGCGATCAGCTGTGGTCCGCGGTGATGGTGGTGGTTACCGCCGACCTGATCCTGAGCCTGGACAACGTGGTGGCGCTGGCCGCCATGACCCAGGGCAGCGTGCTGATGCTGATACTGGGCCTGCTGTTCAGCATGCCTATCCTGATGTACGGCAGCCTGTTCGTTACCCGCCTGCTGGAAAGCTACCCGCTGCTACTGCCGGCCGGCAGCGCGCTGCTGGGCTGGCTGGCCGGGCAGCTGGCGGTTTCCGACCCGCTGCTCGCCGGCTGGGTGGACAGCCAGGCGCCGGCGCTGTCGTTCGTGGTGCCGCTGCTGTGCGTGGTATTCGTGCTGTGCGAAAGCCGCATCATCCGCCAGCAGGCGCAGCAGCTGGTGCCGCCGCCGGCGCTGGGGCTGTTCGCCGGGCTGGCGCAGCGCTTTGCCGCCTGGGGCGAGGCCGAGAATGATGAGCCTGCGGTGCTTGCGGCGGCGGTTGCCGCGCCGGGGTCGGAGCCGGAATTGATTTCTGCCGGGACCGTGGCTGCAGTTGCCAGCGCCAGTGTCGAGCCGGTGCCCGTGGCGCTTGCCGCAGCGGCAACGTTGGCCGCAAGCCCGCCGCCCGCTGCACTGCAGCTGGCCAGCGAGGAGGACATAGCTGCACCGGGTGAGGGAGATGCCGCCGATGCGCCGGCACGGAAGGAGGAGCGCTGGATTCGCGTCTTCGCCTGGCTTGCCGTGTGTGTCGGCGTGCTGGGGCTGGGCTGGATCGGGGTGAATCTGCTGACCAATGGCTTCATGCCCAAGCCGGCGCACGGCATGCAGCCGCAGCTGAGCAGGCAGAAATAG